In Mucilaginibacter celer, one DNA window encodes the following:
- a CDS encoding TetR/AcrR family transcriptional regulator — MEADKIKDSIKRAAQELFRKFGYHKTSVNEIAKKAKIAKATIYKYFDSKEAVLHVLLMDYIKASVDDLVESNTPDIDEEAYLNGLIMKTCRLSYTICNEFIGWDFIRESANSQDFLKNLSNELEELLMASFIQLPGIRKHETYQQRLRFLIKCSKSIVFSFAFTSVSDSDVRKNFVSFQKEILPYLVKAAISV; from the coding sequence ATGGAAGCCGATAAAATTAAAGATAGTATTAAACGTGCGGCACAGGAGCTTTTCCGCAAATTCGGGTACCATAAAACCAGTGTAAACGAAATTGCCAAGAAAGCCAAAATTGCCAAGGCTACCATCTATAAATATTTCGACAGTAAAGAGGCCGTACTGCACGTACTGCTAATGGACTACATTAAAGCCAGTGTTGACGACCTGGTAGAAAGCAATACCCCCGATATTGATGAGGAAGCCTACCTTAACGGTCTCATCATGAAAACCTGCCGCCTCTCCTACACCATCTGTAACGAGTTTATCGGCTGGGATTTTATCCGCGAATCTGCCAACTCGCAGGATTTTTTAAAGAATCTTTCTAATGAGCTGGAGGAACTACTCATGGCTTCATTTATCCAACTGCCCGGTATCCGTAAGCACGAAACCTACCAGCAACGTTTGCGCTTCTTGATCAAGTGCAGTAAAAGCATCGTGTTCAGCTTTGCCTTTACTTCGGTGAGTGATTCAGATGTGAGGAAAAATTTTGTTTCTTTTCAGAAAGAGATTTTGCCTTATTTGGTGAAGGCGGCTATTTCGGTTTAA
- the kbl gene encoding glycine C-acetyltransferase: MYNTLKPVLQQELTDIENAGLYKKERIITSPQGADITVQSGAEVINFCANNYLGLSGNTKVIQAAKDAMDTHGYGLSSVRFICGTQDIHKELEKRIAEFLGTEDTILYAAAFDANGGVFEPLFNDQDAIISDELNHASIIDGVRLCKAQRHRYKHDDMADLEEKLKATQDLRHRIIVTDGAFSMDGTIAQLDKICDLADKYNALVMIDESHCSGFMGKSGRGTHEHHNVMGRIDIITGTLGKALGGASGGFTSGRKEIIDMLRQRSRPYLFSNTLAPAITGASIAVLDMLSETTELRDKLESNTQYFRQKMTEAGFDIKPGVHPIVPVMLYDAKLAQEFAAKMLDEGIYVIGFYYPVVPQGKARIRVQISAAHDQHHLDKAIAAFTKVGKGLGVLK, translated from the coding sequence ATGTACAACACCCTAAAGCCGGTTTTACAGCAGGAACTTACCGACATTGAGAATGCCGGTTTATACAAAAAAGAACGCATCATTACATCGCCGCAAGGTGCCGATATTACCGTGCAAAGCGGTGCCGAAGTGATCAACTTTTGCGCTAACAACTACCTCGGTTTATCGGGCAATACCAAAGTGATCCAGGCTGCTAAAGATGCTATGGATACCCATGGTTACGGTTTATCCTCAGTACGTTTTATTTGCGGTACGCAGGATATCCACAAAGAGCTTGAAAAAAGGATTGCCGAATTTTTAGGCACTGAAGATACTATACTTTACGCCGCGGCATTTGATGCCAATGGCGGTGTGTTCGAACCATTGTTTAATGACCAGGACGCGATCATTTCTGACGAGTTGAACCATGCCTCGATCATCGATGGTGTACGCCTTTGCAAAGCACAACGTCACCGTTACAAACATGATGACATGGCCGATCTGGAAGAAAAACTAAAAGCTACTCAAGATCTGCGTCACCGCATCATTGTAACCGATGGCGCGTTCAGCATGGACGGTACTATTGCCCAGTTGGATAAGATTTGCGACCTGGCCGATAAATACAATGCTTTGGTGATGATTGACGAGAGCCACTGCTCGGGCTTTATGGGCAAAAGCGGTCGTGGTACTCATGAGCATCATAATGTGATGGGCCGCATTGATATTATTACCGGTACTTTAGGTAAAGCTTTGGGTGGCGCGTCGGGTGGTTTTACATCGGGCCGTAAAGAAATTATTGATATGCTGCGCCAGCGTTCTCGCCCGTACCTGTTCTCGAATACTTTGGCTCCGGCTATTACCGGCGCGTCGATAGCTGTATTAGATATGCTAAGTGAAACCACCGAGCTGCGTGATAAACTGGAAAGCAACACCCAATACTTCCGCCAAAAAATGACAGAAGCTGGTTTTGATATTAAACCAGGCGTGCATCCTATAGTCCCAGTAATGTTGTATGATGCTAAACTGGCCCAGGAGTTTGCCGCTAAAATGCTGGACGAAGGTATTTATGTGATAGGTTTTTACTACCCGGTAGTACCACAGGGCAAAGCGAGGATCAGGGTACAGATCTCGGCAGCACATGATCAGCACCATTTGGATAAAGCTATTGCGGCGTTTACCAAGGTTGGTAAGGGGTTAGGAGTATTGAAATAA
- a CDS encoding phosphoribosyltransferase family protein, with the protein MSDKKLLILNKQQIQQKLDRMAYQILEDNFDEDEILIAGILPRGNHIAERLKAILDNIAPFKSRLLTIELEKQSSSLSANIDFEVEECSNKVVILVDDVLNSGKTLAYGFGVFLDVPLKKLRTAVLIDRNHKSFPVTTDFAGMALSTVIKEHVDVLLEEEDEQEDGVYLR; encoded by the coding sequence ATGTCTGATAAAAAACTCCTCATACTAAATAAGCAACAAATTCAGCAAAAGCTGGACAGGATGGCCTACCAAATCCTTGAAGATAATTTTGATGAGGATGAGATATTGATTGCCGGTATCCTACCACGCGGTAATCACATTGCTGAGCGGTTAAAAGCTATACTTGATAATATAGCCCCCTTTAAAAGCCGCCTGCTTACCATCGAACTGGAAAAGCAAAGCAGCAGCTTAAGTGCCAATATCGATTTTGAGGTTGAAGAATGCAGCAACAAGGTGGTGATCCTGGTTGATGATGTATTGAACAGCGGTAAAACTTTAGCCTATGGTTTCGGTGTTTTCCTGGATGTTCCGCTAAAAAAACTACGCACCGCGGTCCTGATCGACCGTAATCATAAAAGCTTCCCTGTAACTACCGATTTTGCAGGCATGGCCTTATCAACTGTTATTAAAGAGCATGTTGATGTATTGCTTGAGGAAGAGGATGAACAGGAAGATGGGGTTTATTTGAGGTAA
- a CDS encoding DUF6364 family protein, whose protein sequence is MAKLILDIEPDVLKQAELYADETHTNLSKLIERYLKKVTTSTAVVEEPKANTKTIEIADWVKKLTLSKTPTPDFDCKAEYHKHLDEKYGL, encoded by the coding sequence ATGGCAAAGCTAATTTTAGATATTGAGCCGGATGTTTTAAAACAGGCAGAACTTTATGCTGATGAAACGCATACTAATCTGTCTAAATTAATTGAACGTTACTTAAAAAAGGTTACAACCAGTACCGCTGTTGTTGAAGAGCCCAAGGCAAATACAAAAACTATAGAAATAGCTGATTGGGTTAAAAAACTCACATTGTCAAAAACACCTACTCCGGACTTCGATTGCAAAGCAGAGTATCACAAGCATCTTGATGAAAAATATGGCTTATGA
- the pheS gene encoding phenylalanine--tRNA ligase subunit alpha — protein sequence MQAQIDQYTAEINAFSPANADELEAFRIKFLGTKGIIKDLFEQFKTVGPEEKRTFGKVLNEFKQLADAKYNELKENIATSTQSKGNDLDLTLPGDGFAVGSRHPLSLVRNEIIDIFKRLGFVVAEGPEIEDDWHNFSALNFPDEHPARDMQDTFFIKKNNGKDDIALRTHTSSVQVRMMEHGKPPFRAIMPGRVYRNEAISARAHCFFHQVEGLYVDENVSFSDLKQTLYHFVQELYGEGTKVRFRPSYFPFTEPSAEMDISCTICGGPGCNMCKYTGWVEILGCGMVDPNVLENCGIDSKKYTGFAFGMGMERIANLKYVIRDLRLFSENDVRFLKQFQTEML from the coding sequence ATGCAAGCTCAGATAGACCAATATACCGCCGAGATCAATGCTTTTTCGCCGGCCAATGCCGATGAACTGGAAGCGTTCCGTATTAAATTTTTAGGCACCAAGGGTATTATTAAAGACCTTTTTGAGCAGTTTAAAACCGTTGGCCCCGAAGAGAAACGTACCTTTGGCAAAGTACTTAACGAGTTTAAACAACTTGCCGACGCTAAATACAATGAGCTAAAAGAAAACATCGCCACCAGCACGCAAAGCAAAGGCAATGATCTTGACCTTACTTTACCTGGTGATGGTTTCGCGGTAGGTTCACGCCATCCGTTATCATTAGTCCGTAACGAGATCATCGATATTTTTAAACGTTTAGGTTTCGTTGTTGCCGAAGGCCCGGAAATTGAAGACGATTGGCACAACTTCTCGGCTCTGAACTTCCCTGATGAGCACCCGGCGCGTGATATGCAGGATACCTTCTTTATTAAAAAGAATAATGGTAAGGATGATATCGCACTACGTACTCATACCTCATCGGTACAGGTAAGGATGATGGAGCATGGCAAACCACCGTTCCGCGCTATTATGCCAGGCAGGGTTTACCGTAACGAGGCTATTTCGGCCCGTGCGCATTGCTTTTTTCACCAGGTGGAGGGTTTGTATGTTGATGAGAATGTATCGTTCTCCGATCTGAAACAAACGCTTTACCACTTTGTACAGGAGCTTTATGGCGAAGGTACCAAAGTAAGGTTCCGTCCGTCGTACTTCCCGTTCACCGAGCCATCGGCCGAGATGGATATTTCATGTACCATTTGTGGCGGTCCGGGTTGTAATATGTGTAAATATACCGGCTGGGTTGAAATTTTAGGCTGCGGCATGGTTGACCCTAACGTTTTAGAAAACTGCGGTATCGACAGTAAAAAATATACCGGCTTTGCCTTTGGTATGGGTATGGAACGTATAGCCAACCTTAAATACGTGATCCGCGACTTACGCCTGTTCTCTGAAAATGACGTTCGTTTCTTAAAACAGTTCCAAACCGAAATGTTATGA
- a CDS encoding BT_3928 family protein: MKNTSSNSAVIWIPRLLVGLLFIFSGLIKANDPLGFSYKLVEYFEVFHITFLNGLALTMAIVLCALEMILGFALLIGVRAVKITWGLLLLIIFFGFLTFYSAFFKVVQTCGCFGDAIPLTPWQSFSKDMVLLALVLVLFVKRKEIKPLFAAKVGDKWLIFATVVSIGFGVYTYNFSPIVDFLPYKIGANLPEEMSTPPGAPRDEFELTYHLKNKKTGETKVMNDKDYLKTNIWKDANWEVVGDPENRLVKKGYEPKIRDLAIQDAQRNDYTKELLSSPFYSLFIVAYDLSETDKDAINRLNALAINLTQNYNIRTILLTSNSAADAQAFAKEHKLISEIFYADGVPLKSMVRSNPGVLLIKNGTVVNKWHYHSVPKYDDIVKQYLQK; encoded by the coding sequence ATGAAAAATACATCTTCAAATAGTGCCGTAATATGGATCCCGCGGCTATTGGTGGGCCTGTTGTTTATATTCTCAGGCCTGATAAAGGCCAATGACCCGCTGGGTTTTTCGTATAAACTGGTGGAGTATTTTGAGGTTTTTCATATCACTTTCCTCAACGGCCTGGCGCTTACCATGGCCATTGTGCTTTGCGCGCTCGAAATGATATTGGGTTTCGCCCTGCTTATCGGCGTACGTGCTGTTAAAATTACCTGGGGATTATTGTTACTCATTATCTTTTTCGGCTTCCTTACTTTTTATTCGGCATTTTTTAAAGTGGTGCAAACCTGCGGCTGTTTTGGCGATGCTATCCCGCTTACGCCATGGCAATCGTTCAGCAAGGATATGGTACTGCTTGCGTTGGTGCTGGTACTGTTTGTTAAACGCAAAGAGATCAAACCGCTGTTTGCAGCCAAAGTTGGCGATAAATGGCTGATATTTGCCACGGTAGTATCCATAGGCTTTGGTGTTTATACTTATAACTTTTCACCGATAGTTGATTTTCTGCCCTACAAAATAGGCGCTAATCTGCCCGAAGAGATGAGTACCCCACCCGGTGCGCCCCGCGATGAGTTTGAGCTTACCTATCACCTCAAAAATAAAAAAACAGGGGAAACTAAGGTGATGAATGATAAAGACTACCTGAAAACCAATATCTGGAAGGACGCTAACTGGGAAGTGGTAGGTGATCCTGAAAACCGATTGGTTAAAAAAGGTTATGAACCAAAGATCCGTGACCTGGCCATACAGGATGCGCAGCGAAATGATTATACCAAAGAGCTACTATCAAGTCCTTTTTACAGCCTGTTTATTGTAGCTTATGATTTGAGCGAGACGGATAAAGATGCGATTAACAGGCTTAACGCTTTGGCAATCAATCTCACCCAAAACTATAATATCCGTACTATTCTGCTAACCTCAAACTCCGCTGCCGACGCTCAGGCTTTTGCCAAAGAACATAAACTCATCAGCGAAATATTTTATGCCGATGGTGTGCCGCTAAAATCGATGGTGCGTTCAAATCCGGGAGTGCTATTGATCAAAAATGGTACTGTGGTAAACAAATGGCATTACCACTCGGTGCCTAAGTATGATGATATTGTAAAGCAGTACTTACAGAAATAA
- a CDS encoding shikimate kinase: MKYFIVGFMGCGKTTWSRKLAAKWGYEFIDLDHVLEAKAGMSIAEYFSSFGEDAFRQLESQVLKETEYAENTVVSTGGGLPCFFDNMDWMNANGKTLYIKLSPKTLAGRLENSKTVRPVLQGKKGDELVEFITGKLAERESFYLKASNIVEGIDMSVEKLEEALGVSG, encoded by the coding sequence ATGAAATACTTTATTGTGGGCTTTATGGGCTGTGGCAAAACAACCTGGAGCCGCAAACTGGCCGCCAAATGGGGCTACGAATTTATTGATCTCGACCATGTGCTCGAAGCCAAAGCAGGCATGAGCATAGCCGAATATTTTTCTTCATTCGGTGAAGATGCTTTTCGCCAACTCGAATCGCAGGTACTGAAAGAAACAGAATACGCCGAAAATACTGTAGTATCAACAGGTGGAGGTTTACCTTGCTTTTTTGATAACATGGACTGGATGAATGCCAATGGCAAAACCCTGTATATCAAACTATCGCCTAAAACATTAGCAGGACGACTTGAAAACAGTAAAACCGTTCGCCCGGTACTACAAGGAAAAAAGGGTGATGAACTGGTTGAGTTTATAACCGGTAAGCTGGCCGAACGCGAAAGTTTTTATTTGAAAGCCAGCAATATTGTTGAGGGGATTGATATGTCGGTTGAGAAGTTGGAAGAGGCGTTGGGAGTTAGTGGTTAA
- the creD gene encoding cell envelope integrity protein CreD translates to MITEETPKHSFLIWLKESATFKLIFIGILVLLLLIPSSLIHELITERSQRQEEVIREVSDSWSAKQVIKGPVLVIPYKKQFKLTDTTTRTTSGNIYVLPESLNIKAGLTTQILHRGIFDVAVYNTHIKVNGGFGHLNFENLGITPDQLLLNQARLEFGVGDLKGLKSDPVIKTTAGEKLSVNPDFDSELLFTNGLQAKLNLSTGLPDQLPFAYDLDLKGSEDLYFLQLGKSTTVEAEGNWANPSFEGSNLPDERKVDSSGFKAGWHLLNYNRQLPQQWIGDGSKHSNKLESNSFGVKLRLPVDQYQKTMRTSKYAVLIILLTFISLFLTEVIRKQAIHVFNYILIGTAMVIYYTLLLSFSEQVGYNAAYLIASISTIALISVFISSLLKNGKAALLFAFILTVFYTFIFVIIQLEDLALMVGSIALFMIIAILMYFSRKINWDKQ, encoded by the coding sequence ATGATAACAGAAGAAACACCTAAACACTCATTTCTCATCTGGCTCAAGGAGTCGGCAACTTTCAAATTAATTTTTATTGGCATACTGGTTTTATTGCTTCTTATCCCCTCTTCCTTGATCCATGAGTTGATCACCGAGCGGTCGCAACGCCAGGAAGAAGTGATCAGGGAGGTATCTGATAGCTGGTCGGCCAAACAGGTTATTAAAGGGCCGGTATTGGTGATACCTTATAAAAAGCAGTTTAAATTAACGGATACTACCACCCGCACAACCAGCGGCAACATTTATGTTTTACCCGAAAGCCTGAATATAAAAGCAGGGCTAACAACCCAAATACTTCACCGCGGTATTTTTGACGTAGCTGTGTACAATACGCATATAAAGGTAAACGGAGGTTTTGGCCACCTCAACTTCGAAAACCTCGGTATTACCCCCGATCAGCTATTATTAAACCAGGCACGCCTTGAGTTTGGAGTAGGCGACTTAAAAGGTTTGAAAAGCGACCCGGTAATAAAAACAACGGCGGGCGAAAAACTTTCGGTGAATCCTGATTTTGACAGCGAATTACTTTTTACCAACGGCCTGCAGGCTAAACTTAACTTATCTACCGGCTTACCAGACCAACTCCCTTTTGCATACGACTTAGATTTGAAAGGCAGTGAAGACCTGTATTTTTTACAATTGGGTAAATCAACTACCGTTGAGGCAGAAGGTAATTGGGCAAATCCAAGTTTTGAAGGCAGCAACCTCCCCGACGAACGCAAAGTTGATAGCAGCGGTTTTAAAGCCGGCTGGCACCTGCTAAATTACAACAGGCAGCTACCGCAACAATGGATTGGCGATGGATCAAAACACAGCAATAAACTTGAATCAAACTCATTCGGGGTAAAGCTTCGGCTTCCGGTTGATCAGTATCAGAAAACTATGCGTACAAGCAAATATGCTGTTTTGATCATTCTGCTTACATTCATCTCGCTGTTTTTAACCGAGGTTATTCGCAAACAGGCTATACATGTGTTCAATTACATACTTATTGGCACTGCAATGGTGATATACTATACCTTGTTATTATCCTTTTCGGAGCAGGTTGGTTATAACGCTGCATATCTCATTGCCTCGATATCAACCATCGCGCTAATTTCTGTATTTATCTCTTCGCTGTTAAAAAATGGAAAAGCGGCATTGCTATTTGCATTTATACTTACGGTGTTTTATACGTTCATTTTTGTTATCATTCAGTTAGAAGATCTTGCCTTAATGGTAGGTAGCATCGCGCTGTTTATGATCATAGCCATTCTGATGTATTTTTCCCGGAAAATTAATTGGGATAAACAATAA
- the rlmD gene encoding 23S rRNA (uracil(1939)-C(5))-methyltransferase RlmD, translating to MSKANKPKFFENVQIIDIAEEGKGVGKADDFVLFVDKAVPGDIADIQVYRSKKNFGEGKITELKTPSEYRTQAFCEHFGTCGGCKWQHMTYEAQLKFKQKSVSDALSRLAKINVDGMMPIVPSPADRYYRNKLEFTFSNKRWLYDGENKEDGELNMNALGFHIPGRFDKILDVNHCYLQAEPSNSLRNEIRDFTLQNGYTYYDLRNHEGMLRNLVVRTSSTGENMVIVVFAYAEQSEIDKLMSHIDAKFPQITSLLYIVNHKKNDTIFDQDVVAFKGPEYIHEEMNGIKFRIGPKSFYQTNSVQALRLYEITRDFADFKGDELVYDLYTGAGTIANFVAGHVREVVGVEYVPTAIEDAKVNSAINNITNTKFYAGDMKDVLVADFVAEHGKPDVIITDPPRAGMHPDVVARLMEIEAPKIVYVSCNAATQARDLLVLREKYDTVKIQPVDMFPHTQHVENVVLLVLRD from the coding sequence ATGAGTAAAGCGAATAAACCCAAGTTTTTTGAGAACGTACAGATCATTGATATTGCAGAAGAAGGCAAAGGTGTAGGCAAAGCCGACGATTTTGTACTTTTTGTTGATAAAGCCGTTCCCGGCGATATTGCCGATATACAGGTATATCGCAGCAAAAAAAACTTTGGCGAAGGCAAAATAACCGAGCTAAAAACACCTTCCGAATACCGTACACAGGCTTTCTGCGAACACTTCGGCACCTGCGGCGGCTGCAAATGGCAGCACATGACGTATGAGGCCCAGCTTAAATTCAAACAAAAATCTGTTTCGGATGCGCTAAGCCGTTTAGCTAAGATCAACGTGGATGGCATGATGCCTATCGTCCCTTCTCCGGCCGACAGGTATTACCGCAACAAACTGGAGTTCACCTTCTCCAACAAACGCTGGCTTTACGATGGCGAAAACAAAGAGGATGGCGAACTGAACATGAACGCCCTCGGCTTTCACATTCCAGGCCGTTTTGATAAAATATTGGATGTAAACCACTGCTACCTGCAGGCCGAACCATCTAATAGTTTACGTAACGAGATCCGTGATTTCACCTTACAAAACGGTTATACCTATTATGATCTGCGTAACCACGAAGGCATGCTGCGCAACCTTGTAGTGCGTACCTCATCAACCGGCGAGAATATGGTGATCGTTGTTTTTGCTTATGCCGAACAAAGCGAGATCGATAAGCTGATGAGCCACATCGATGCCAAATTTCCGCAGATCACTTCATTACTTTACATCGTTAACCATAAAAAAAACGATACTATATTTGATCAGGATGTGGTGGCTTTTAAAGGCCCCGAATACATTCACGAAGAGATGAACGGCATCAAATTCCGCATCGGACCAAAATCGTTCTATCAAACTAACTCAGTACAGGCATTGCGTTTGTACGAGATAACCCGCGATTTTGCCGATTTTAAAGGCGATGAACTGGTTTATGATCTTTATACCGGTGCCGGTACCATAGCCAACTTTGTGGCCGGCCACGTGCGCGAGGTTGTGGGTGTAGAATATGTGCCAACCGCCATTGAGGATGCCAAAGTAAACTCGGCCATCAACAATATCACCAATACCAAATTCTACGCAGGTGATATGAAGGATGTACTGGTAGCCGATTTCGTAGCAGAACACGGAAAACCAGACGTGATCATTACCGATCCACCACGCGCAGGCATGCACCCGGATGTGGTAGCCCGCCTAATGGAGATTGAAGCCCCTAAAATTGTTTACGTAAGCTGCAACGCTGCCACCCAGGCCCGCGACCTGCTGGTACTAAGGGAAAAATACGACACGGTAAAAATTCAACCGGTAGATATGTTCCCGCACACCCAACACGTGGAGAATGTGGTGTTGCTTGTGCTCAGAGATTAG
- a CDS encoding ABC transporter permease, translated as MIPYLLRKLLYGLAVMLGVVVVVFFLFNILPVDPARMTQGQRADVQSLQAVRKEFGLDKPVPVQFAYYVNDLSPIGIHLNTAEEQQRYGYVKLFPVSEHKVLALKWPYLRRSYQTRKDVASLLLEVIPNTLILAAAAMIFAIIIGVFLGVVSAVNKDTWIDKLALSFSTLGISAPSFFAGIIIAWIFGFVLSNYTHLNMSGSLYSYDPFKGEVITLKNLVLPVITLGLRPLAIIVQLTRNAMLDVLGQDYIRTAKAKGLSNRAIIYRHALKNAMNPVITAIANWFASLLAGSFFVEYIFGYNGLGKATVDALEMSDFPVVMGSILFIAFIFVVISILVDIVYVWIDPRVKLS; from the coding sequence ATGATCCCCTACCTCCTCCGCAAATTATTGTACGGACTGGCAGTAATGCTGGGGGTAGTGGTTGTTGTTTTCTTCCTGTTCAACATCTTGCCGGTTGATCCTGCCCGCATGACCCAAGGCCAGCGTGCCGATGTACAATCATTACAGGCTGTACGTAAAGAGTTTGGCCTGGATAAGCCCGTGCCGGTGCAGTTTGCCTACTATGTAAATGATCTTTCGCCTATAGGTATTCATTTAAATACTGCTGAAGAACAACAACGCTACGGTTATGTAAAGCTATTCCCGGTTAGTGAGCATAAAGTACTGGCTTTAAAATGGCCGTATTTAAGGCGTTCATACCAAACCCGTAAGGATGTGGCATCTTTGCTGCTGGAGGTAATTCCAAATACATTGATACTTGCCGCCGCCGCTATGATATTCGCCATTATTATTGGTGTGTTTTTAGGGGTAGTAAGTGCTGTAAATAAAGATACCTGGATAGATAAACTGGCTTTAAGCTTTTCTACATTGGGTATTTCTGCTCCTTCGTTTTTTGCCGGGATCATCATCGCCTGGATTTTTGGCTTTGTGTTGAGTAATTACACCCACCTCAATATGTCGGGCAGTTTATATAGTTATGATCCTTTTAAGGGGGAGGTGATCACGCTAAAAAACCTTGTGTTGCCGGTTATCACTTTGGGCTTGCGTCCATTGGCTATCATCGTACAGCTTACGCGCAATGCCATGCTGGATGTTTTGGGGCAGGATTATATCCGCACGGCCAAAGCAAAGGGTTTGAGTAACCGGGCTATTATTTATCGACACGCCCTAAAAAACGCCATGAACCCGGTTATCACCGCCATTGCCAACTGGTTTGCATCTTTACTGGCCGGTTCATTTTTTGTAGAATACATTTTTGGATACAATGGATTGGGCAAGGCCACGGTAGACGCGCTCGAAATGTCGGATTTTCCGGTGGTGATGGGCTCGATATTGTTTATCGCGTTTATATTTGTGGTGATCAGTATCCTGGTTGATATTGTTTACGTGTGGATCGATCCGCGGGTAAAATTAAGCTGA
- a CDS encoding PIN domain-containing protein, translated as MKLAFIDSDVLLDVILNRPAFYSASAQILSLPVSGGYNFCTAVHTLINVHYFTKKHLGSEAAIGAIKLLSKQLQVLGEDAKTIDDAIASDFKDFEDAVQYFAAKNAGVDLIITRNIKDYKNSTIPVLTAEQFLNTL; from the coding sequence ATGAAATTAGCCTTTATTGATTCAGATGTTCTTCTTGATGTTATTTTGAACAGACCGGCTTTTTATAGCGCATCTGCACAAATACTGTCGTTACCTGTAAGTGGTGGATATAATTTTTGTACAGCAGTACATACCTTAATTAATGTTCACTACTTTACAAAGAAACATTTAGGTTCGGAAGCTGCTATAGGAGCAATAAAATTGCTATCAAAACAATTACAGGTGTTAGGTGAAGATGCTAAAACTATTGACGATGCAATAGCTTCGGACTTTAAAGATTTTGAAGATGCCGTTCAATACTTTGCTGCTAAAAATGCCGGGGTAGACTTGATCATCACCCGAAATATAAAAGACTATAAAAATTCAACAATACCGGTTTTAACAGCCGAACAATTTTTAAATACATTATAA